DNA from Ancylothrix sp. D3o:
CATCTACAACAACCACATCTTCTTCAAACATTTGATTTTCAGTGATTGACGACTGCATAACACCCTATGTTGTGAGGTTTGCTGTTTATAAGTTTGGCCCAACATTTATCAAAAGAGTTTTGATTTTTCTACTTTAGTGTTTTTATCTTGACAACGCACTCCGTATTTTTGCGGGACTTTTTGACCAATTATGATGAGAAATTGACCGATCAGGTAAGCTCTAGGCTTGTGTGAACAGTATAAACACATTCATTCCATTATTCTGTACTTTAGTTCTCAGCATTTTAGTGATCTCTATCAATTCCTGCCTTTGTCAATCAAAGTATAGTCAGCCACAACAACCCCAGACCCTAATTTGCCTGCGTAAAAGTACGGTAATTACTAAACAAACTTCTTCAAATCCTATCGCTGGGGGGATGCCCGCCCCTAAAAAATCTCTCTTATGGCAGAAATGCCTGCATAATTTTTAAGATTTCTTTATCATTTTTAATAAAATAGCCAGCAGGAAATTATAGGCAATGAAAGCATTTGTAGCAGGGGCCACCGGCGAAACAGGCCGGCGTATTGTACAAGAATTAGTAAAGCGCCAAATTCCCGTCCGCGCCCTCGTTCGCAACCTCGAAACCGCAAAGCAAATTTTACCACCGGAAGCCGAATTAGTCGTCGGCGATGTCTTAAACCCAGACAGTCTCAACAGCAGCCTAGGAGACAGCACAGTAATTTTATGTGCCACCGGCGCCCGACCGAGTTTTGATCCCACCGGCCCCTACAAAGTGGACTACCAAGGCACAAAAAACCTCATCGATGCTGGCAAAGCCAAAAACATCGAGCATTTTGTCTTCGTCACTTCCCTCTGCGCTTCCCAATTTTTTCACCCCCTTAATTTGTTTTGGCTGATTTTGGTGTGGAAAAAACAAGCTGAAGAATATTTACAAAAAAGTGGTCTCATTTATACCATTGTCCGCCCCGGAGGTCTGACCAATGAAGATAACGAGTTGGGAGTACAAATGTCTTCTGCCGATAGCTTATTTGAAGGCCGCATTCCCCGCACCAAAGTAGCAAGCGTTTGTGTCGAAGCTCTTTTATCGCCGGCTGCCCGTAATAAAATAGTAGAAATTGTCTCTAGCCCAGAGAGCAAAACTCCTTCTTACGAGCAATTGTTTGCCGATGTTTTTTAAAAGCCATAGCGTTTCTGAGCTTAATAAACTATAGAAAACGCTTCTAAAAACCCGGTTTCTTTAAATTACCGGGTTTTTCTGGATCGCCGGCCTCATAAAAACGCTATATCTCTATTATTATCCAGACTGATTAGACAAGCGATAAATAGCTTTAAACAAACTTTTCACCTTAATTTTTAATCTTATGTCTTTACCTTTTTTTGAGCGTCCAAAAAACAGCCTGCTGAATTATAAGCGCAAAACTCTGATCAAAATCCTTGCCGGCACCACTGCGGCGATTGCCGTTGCCTTCTTGATGTTTTACTGGAATCAAGAAAGATGGCCGCCTCTTATTTATGACACCACCGGCACTCCTGCACCGCTGATTATGCAGGGAGGCGATCCCTACATTCGAGCATTGATGCGAACCATCTCCGCGAGCGAATCAAACGTTGCATATCCTTATTCAGTTTTATATGGAGGTGAGTATGTAAAAGATTTAAGCCAGCATCCAGACCGCTGCGTAAAAATTGTCAACGGCCCCAATCAAGGTAATTGTACAACCGCAGCCGGTCGCTACCAAATGCTGAGTACAACTTGGTATGAAACCGCAAAATATTATCACCCCAAACCCTCAAAAATTTTATTCTGGGAATCTTACAGCTTTGAACCAGAATTTCAAGATGCAGTCGTGTACGCTTGGTTAAACGATCCGACAGCCTGGGGAGTCAATATTCAGCAATTGTTACGAGAAGGAAAAATAGAAAAAGTCCTGCGAACCCTCTCCGGTACTTGGACAAGTTTAGGTTATGGCATTGAAGATAACTCAATGACCGAGTATTTACCGGCAATTTACAATGAAATGTTGCTCGAAGAACTCCAAGCCACTAAAAAAAATTCACAAATTTACCGCCCTTCGCAAGTCGCAATTTCTAAAGAAAGCAGCAAACCCTGACACTCATTTCTATCGAGTTTGCCTGCATCACACAATTCTAAAAGACTTGCTCCAATCACCCGTAAGGCAATGGCT
Protein-coding regions in this window:
- a CDS encoding SDR family oxidoreductase codes for the protein MKAFVAGATGETGRRIVQELVKRQIPVRALVRNLETAKQILPPEAELVVGDVLNPDSLNSSLGDSTVILCATGARPSFDPTGPYKVDYQGTKNLIDAGKAKNIEHFVFVTSLCASQFFHPLNLFWLILVWKKQAEEYLQKSGLIYTIVRPGGLTNEDNELGVQMSSADSLFEGRIPRTKVASVCVEALLSPAARNKIVEIVSSPESKTPSYEQLFADVF
- a CDS encoding glycoside hydrolase family protein → MSLPFFERPKNSLLNYKRKTLIKILAGTTAAIAVAFLMFYWNQERWPPLIYDTTGTPAPLIMQGGDPYIRALMRTISASESNVAYPYSVLYGGEYVKDLSQHPDRCVKIVNGPNQGNCTTAAGRYQMLSTTWYETAKYYHPKPSKILFWESYSFEPEFQDAVVYAWLNDPTAWGVNIQQLLREGKIEKVLRTLSGTWTSLGYGIEDNSMTEYLPAIYNEMLLEELQATKKNSQIYRPSQVAISKESSKP